Proteins from a genomic interval of Bombus affinis isolate iyBomAffi1 chromosome 14, iyBomAffi1.2, whole genome shotgun sequence:
- the LOC126924105 gene encoding adhesion G protein-coupled receptor A3 isoform X3 — MEGTFYGLKSLKQLDLSNNPWRCDCELYWFSNWIHNSSIKLNPAPKCVSPVNIKGEFVKKLKYSENIQCQWLPPTIELRPVHNQVVFAGDSITLKCRAPSITEDRNARLSWLWYPNTTSETVDLNTFLDPQKSLSNIKVDNRYLADSGIVDSSLSIVPVKEEHNGQWNCLLVSVNGNRTKAINVIVISEETRYCPLAVTKNNKGIYTWPKTIVGWRAELPCEGNHLSGLMQMPLKASYQCNITGYWENLNTELCPYISHITKSLEQFSKVNLSLTRISLLESAKKFKNYTGNAIKITDPIEVDFITQTIENYLNFVTEEKELGSMLIEVISTLINVPKNILKKAEISFKSCTRLIKAVEKIIQFTPSIQFYKKNMALEEFRVKRDSFTGLICTWYSNNNPEIRFLQCTTNNRTSPINIKDKIIEASIHLPASLLQYSQEVTAHQLMISVYSNSRLFPKIINNDNMDIPSCVIGSKLYGMSIQNLTEPVYIMLKAPLYYYAGKKLLPVVWDETLNKSGGWTSDGCYLRNVLNNLIIFHCNRLGYYGLLQDTSTFDYNGNSISGAKFRYSNPAIYIGSIATVTCLVIMSVTYIVCYTSIAMPKKAKHCVINTWFAMALLSFFYSIGIYQTENIPICQGVGLILHYLSLCCLLWMAVFASNMYKKLPKPDLEDIPDNELQDPPIPKPLLGLYLVGWGIAMIICGISGAINLREYAGYSYCFLTTAPALVALFVPAGFLIVYLSIFHLLIKCSIQNVDMNAQLSEGTQATENMDLELLEPNTNLSVGRNSARSAQTVLSDIDDSEHSQITQLKGQIIILILYLISWITAAAAITKPLSAYISFDETIFATLYSLFSSSLGIFIFFFYGIARNDVRSQWLKMGCWFQKRKNQCCRTRSISDANPVIATQSLVQNLVPPMSNSQATQVTSDSNSIGSSRYTNRSQTYNAFKVTDIITSQEVSPVGRKMTNVNLVVLHRQQYRSDNSVTTYIEPTCVEMFYNPHQSGVARKFFRKQRRHTKNNNLGPRKQGDGGAMSDAGSCISVPRSTTKLDSNIDQTILSSSAKVNNTNIHVELNPINDIKNVNILSDSGGSISEERNVPVRFVIGQEGLFGNVRKVNNNCRLHDSLNTVSNSARNNCQKVELLSITLHDSDMDIKTDEEKHLQSVSQQCSLEYSSEIESITQMTSEKSDHNLPEVYETVDAIVDPKWLKKDCQSMNEFHGVEERRFNATSKWLTHSNSMHCLPIETVKPLKNNFCNSLNDITSLTSLKKCEYLKSFTDLQNITNSNLCDKSRLSQKSFNKLESPFPKVNSAVKDNLHKLMQTTYITSTRNTECASNVCTDGLRSKQKLISSMIDMTSLMHSSCNIVKNLDSNNEVESLNRQQNIQNIETSKTHLNNPNTYLQIVKKETSV, encoded by the exons ATGGAGGGTACTTTTTATGGTCTAAAATCTTTAAAACAGTT aGATTTATCTAACAATCCATGGAGATGTGACTGTGAATTATACTGGTTTAGTAATTGGATTCATAATAGTTCTATTAAATTaaa tcCTGCCCCAAAATGTGTATCACCTGTAAATATCAAAGGTGAATTTGTGAAAAAATTAAAGTATTCAGAGAATATTCAATGTCAGTGGTTACCTCCCACAATTGAACTTCGGCCAGTTCATAATCAAGTAGTATTTGCTGGAGATTCTATAACTTTAAAATGCAGAGCACCTAGTATAACAGAAGATAGAAATGCAAGACTAAGTTGGTTGTGGTATCCTAATACTACTTCTGAAACTGTAGATTTAAATACATTTCTAGATCCACAAAAAAGTTTATCTAATATTAAAGTGGATAACAGATATCTTGCAGATAGTGGCATTGTGGACAG ttcTCTTAGTATTGTTCCTGTTAAAGAAGAACACAATGGCCAATGGAACTGTTTGTTAGTTTCTGTAAATGGTAATAGAACAAAAGCAATCAATGTAATAGTTATCTCTGAAGAAACTCGTTACTGTCCTCTAGCag TAACTAAAAATAATAAAGGTATTTATACATGGCCAAAAACTATAGTAGGATGGAGGGCAGAATTACCATGCGAAGGCAACCACTTATCAGGTTTAATGCAAATGCCTTTAAAAGCTTCTTATCAATGTAATATTACAGGATATTGGGAGAATTTAAACACAGAATTATGTCCTTACATATCACATATAACAAAAAGTTTAGAACAATTTTCTAAAGTTAATCTTTCACTTACAAGGATCAGTTTATTAGAAAGTGCaaagaaattcaaaaattatACAGGAAATGCCATAAAAATAACCGATCCTATTGAAGTTGATTTCATAACTCAAACTATAGAAAATTACTTAAATTTTGTAACTGAAGAAAAAGAACTTGGTTCTATGTTGATTGAAGTCATTAGTACTCTGATTAATGTAccaaagaatattttaaaaaaggcTGAAATTTCCTTTAAATCTTGCACGCGACTAATAAAAGCTGTAGAAAAGATTATACAGTTTACTCCATCTATACAGTTTTACAAGAAAAACATGGCATTAGAAGAATTCAGAGTGAAACGTGATAGTTTTACAGGATTAATATGTACGTGGTATTCCAATAATAATCCAGAAATACGATTTTTACAATGTACAACAAACAATAGAACATCCCCAATtaatataaaagataaaataattgaaGCATCAATACATCTACCTGCATCTTTATTACAATATTCACAAGAAGTTACTGCTCATCAATTAATGATTTCTGTATATAGCAATAGTAGATTGTTTCCTAAAATAATTAACAATGATAATATGGATATTCCATCATGTGTTATTGGAAGCAAGTTAT ATGGAATGTCAATACAAAATTTAACTGAGCCTGTATACATTATGTTAAAGGCACCTTTATACTACTACGCCGGAAAAAAATTATTACCCGTAGTTTGGGATGAAACATTAAATAAATCAGGAGGCTGGACAAGTGATGGTTGCTATTTAAGAAATGTATTAAACAacttaataatatttcattgcAATAGATTGGGATATTATGGCCTTTTACAAGATACTtctacatttgattacaatggTAACAG CATAAGCGGCGCCAAATTTAGGTATTCAAATCCAGCAATATATATTGGAAGTATTGCAACAGTAACATGTTTAGTTATTATGTCTGTTACATACATTGTCTGTTACACATCAATTGCTATGCCTAAAAAAGCAAAACATTGTGTTATTAATACTTGGTTTGCTATGGCATTATTATCATTTTTTTATAGTATTGGTATTTACCAAACAGAAAACATACCAATTTGTCAAGGTGTTGGTCTTATTCTGCATTACTTGTCTTTATGTTGTTTATTATGGATGGCAGTATTTGCAAG caatatgtataaaaaattacctaaACCAGATCTCGAAGATATTCCAGATAATGAACTTCAAGATCCACCAATACCGAAACCATTATTAGGACTGTATCTAGTTGGCTGGGGTATAGCTATGATCATTTGTGGTATATCTGGCGCAATAAATTTACGAGAATACGCTGGATATTCATATTGCTTTCTCACAACTGCTCCTGCTCTTGTTGCATTGTTTGTTCCAGCTGGATTTCTAATTGTGTATTTATCTATTTTTCATTTACTCATTAAATGTTCAATTCAAAATGTTGATATGAATGCTCAGTTGTCTGAAGGTACACAAGCAACGGAAAATATGGATTTAGAATTATTGGAACCCAATACAAATCTTTCTGTAGGCAGGAATAGTGCACGCAGTGCACAGACTGTTTTATCTGATATTGACGACTCAGAACATTCTCAAATAACTCAACTGAAGGgtcaaattattattttaattttatatttaatatcatgGATTACTGCAGCAGCAGCTATAACAAAACCATTAAGTGCATACATTTCGTTTGATGAAACTATATTTGCTACTTTATATTCCCTTTTTTCTAGTTCACTTGGAATtttcatcttctttttttatgggATTGCACGAAATGATGTTAGGTCACAATGGTTAAAAATGGGTTGCTGGTTTCAAAAACGAAAGAATCAATGTTGTCGAACAAGAAGTATCTCTGATGCAAATCCTGTAATAGCAACGCAATCATTAGTACAAAATTTAGTACCTCCAATGTCTAATTCTCAGGCTACTCAAGTTACATCTGATTCAAATTCCATTGGTTCATCCAGATACACCAATAGGTCGCAAACTTATAATGCGTTTAAAGTTACAGATATTATAACCAGTCAAGAAGTTTCACCTGTTGGTAGAAAAATGACCAATGTGAACTTAGTTGTATTACATCGACAGCAATACAGATCTGATAATTCTGTAACAACATATATTGAACCAACTTGTGTTGAAATGTTTTATAATCCTCATCAAAGTGGAGTTGCTAGAAAATTTTTTAGAAAACAACGTCGTCATACAAAAAATAATAATCTTGGTCCTCGAAAACAAGGTGATGGCGGTGCTATGAGTGATGCTGGTAGTTGCATTTCTGTACCACGATCTACTACAAAATTAGATAGTAATATAGACCAAACCATCTTAAGTAGCAGTGCGAAAGTAAATAATACGAATATCCATGTTGAGTTAAATCCAATAAATGACATTAAAAACGTTAATATACTCTCAGATAGCGGTGGTAGTATCTCAGAGGAAAGAAATGTTCCAGTGCGATTTGTTATTGGTCAAGAAGGTCTTTTTGGAAATGTAAGAAAAGTTAATAATAACTGTAGATTACACGATTCTTTAAACACAGTATCAAACTCTGCAAGGAATAATTGCCAAAAAGTAGAATTACTGAGTATAACTTTACATGACTCAGACATGGACATCAAAACTGATGAAGAAAAACATCTGCAAAGTGTTTCACAACAATGTAGTTTAGAATATAGCTCGGAAATAGAATCTATTACTCAGATGACTAGTGAAAAAAGCGATCATAATTTACCAGAAGTTTATGAAACTGTAGATGCCATTGTGGACCCAAAATGGTTAAAAAAAGACTGTCAAAGTATGAATGAATTTCATGGAGTAGAAGAGCGGCGGTTTAATGCCACTTCAAAATGGTTAACTCATTCTAATAGCATGCACTGTCTTCCAATAGAAACTGTGAAACcattaaagaataatttttgTAATTCATTAAATGACATCACATCCCTTACTAGCTTAAAAAAATGTGAATATCTGAAATCATTTACAGACttacaaaatattacaaattcaaatttatGTGATAAAAGTCGCCTATCTCAAAAATCATTTAACAAATTAGAATCACCTTTCCCTAAAGTAAATAGTGCAGTTAAAgataatttacataaattaatGCAGACTACATATATTACATCTACAAGAAATACTGAATGTGCCTCTAATGTGTGCACTGATGGATTGAGATCTAAACAAAAATTAATCAGTTCTATGATTGATATGACATCACTTATGCATAGTTCTTGTaatattgtaaaaaatttaGATTCAAACAATGAAGTAGAGAGCTTAAACAGACaacaaaatatacagaata
- the LOC126924105 gene encoding adhesion G protein-coupled receptor A3 isoform X4, with translation MRAILLFLILIQTRGETIQTCPKYCTCKLGAQAEWLRIKCSNELQNIRDINLDSVSVELVQLDLSKNDIYAIEANIFKNLTNLKRLNLSQNDITFIGENSFDGLGNLERLDLSKNQISTIDAHTFSKLPNLKRLDLSGNNISVVKPSLFHNLLALERLKLNENKLITLMEGTFYGLKSLKQLDLSNNPWRCDCELYWFSNWIHNSSIKLNPAPKCVSPVNIKGEFVKKLKYSENIQCQWLPPTIELRPVHNQVVFAGDSITLKCRAPSITEDRNARLSWLWYPNTTSETVDLNTFLDPQKSLSNIKVDNRYLADSGIVDSSLSIVPVKEEHNGQWNCLLVSVNGNRTKAINVIVISEETRYCPLAVTKNNKGIYTWPKTIVGWRAELPCEGNHLSGLMQMPLKASYQCNITGYWENLNTELCPYISHITKSLEQFSKVNLSLTRISLLESAKKFKNYTGNAIKITDPIEVDFITQTIENYLNFVTEEKELGSMLIEVISTLINVPKNILKKAEISFKSCTRLIKAVEKIIQFTPSIQFYKKNMALEEFRVKRDSFTGLICTWYSNNNPEIRFLQCTTNNRTSPINIKDKIIEASIHLPASLLQYSQEVTAHQLMISVYSNSRLFPKIINNDNMDIPSCVIGSKLYGMSIQNLTEPVYIMLKAPLYYYAGKKLLPVVWDETLNKSGGWTSDGCYLRNVLNNLIIFHCNRLGYYGLLQDTSTFDYNGNSISGAKFRYSNPAIYIGSIATVTCLVIMSVTYIVCYTSIAMPKKAKHCVINTWFAMALLSFFYSIGIYQTENIPICQGVGLILHYLSLCCLLWMAVFASNMYKKLPKPDLEDIPDNELQDPPIPKPLLGLYLVGWGIAMIICGISGAINLREYAGYSYCFLTTAPALVALFVPAGFLIVYLSIFHLLIKCSIQNVDMNAQLSEGTQATENMDLELLEPNTNLSVGRNSARSAQTVLSDIDDSEHSQITQLKGQIIILILYLISWITAAAAITKPLSAYISFDETIFATLYSLFSSSLGIFIFFFYGIARNDVRSQWLKMGCWFQKRKNQCCRTRSISDANPVIATQSLVQNLVPPMSNSQATQVTSDSNSIGSSRYTNRSQTYNAFKVTDIITSQEVSPVGRKMTNVNLVVLHRQQYRSDNSVTTYIEPTCVEMFYNPHQSGVARKFFRKQRRHTKNNNLGPRKQGDGGAMSDAGSCISVPRSTTKLDSNIDQTILSSSAKIAVVVSQRKEMFQCDLLLVKKVFLEM, from the exons ATGAGAGCtattttattgtttttaattttaattcaaacaAGAGGAGAAACAATCCAGACATGTCCAAAGTATTGCACATGTAAACTTGGTGCACAAGCAGAATGGCTACGTATTAAATGTAGTAATGAATTGCAGAACATTAGGGATATCAATCTTGATAGTGTCAGCGTGGAATTAGTTCAATT AGATTTGAGCAAGAATGATATTTATGCTATTGAAGCtaatatatttaagaatttGACAAATTTGAAACGTTTGAACTTATCGCAAAATGATATAACTTTTATTGGTGAAAATTCTTTTGATGGTCTTGGAAATTTAGAGAGATT GGATTTAAGTAAAAATCAAATTTCAACTATAGATGCTCATACATTTAGCAAGTTGCCAAACTTGAAAAGGCT TGATTTGTCTGGCAACAACATAAGTGTGGTGAAACCAtcattatttcataatttactGGCTTTAGAACGCTT gaaattaaacgaaaataaattaataactttAATGGAGGGTACTTTTTATGGTCTAAAATCTTTAAAACAGTT aGATTTATCTAACAATCCATGGAGATGTGACTGTGAATTATACTGGTTTAGTAATTGGATTCATAATAGTTCTATTAAATTaaa tcCTGCCCCAAAATGTGTATCACCTGTAAATATCAAAGGTGAATTTGTGAAAAAATTAAAGTATTCAGAGAATATTCAATGTCAGTGGTTACCTCCCACAATTGAACTTCGGCCAGTTCATAATCAAGTAGTATTTGCTGGAGATTCTATAACTTTAAAATGCAGAGCACCTAGTATAACAGAAGATAGAAATGCAAGACTAAGTTGGTTGTGGTATCCTAATACTACTTCTGAAACTGTAGATTTAAATACATTTCTAGATCCACAAAAAAGTTTATCTAATATTAAAGTGGATAACAGATATCTTGCAGATAGTGGCATTGTGGACAG ttcTCTTAGTATTGTTCCTGTTAAAGAAGAACACAATGGCCAATGGAACTGTTTGTTAGTTTCTGTAAATGGTAATAGAACAAAAGCAATCAATGTAATAGTTATCTCTGAAGAAACTCGTTACTGTCCTCTAGCag TAACTAAAAATAATAAAGGTATTTATACATGGCCAAAAACTATAGTAGGATGGAGGGCAGAATTACCATGCGAAGGCAACCACTTATCAGGTTTAATGCAAATGCCTTTAAAAGCTTCTTATCAATGTAATATTACAGGATATTGGGAGAATTTAAACACAGAATTATGTCCTTACATATCACATATAACAAAAAGTTTAGAACAATTTTCTAAAGTTAATCTTTCACTTACAAGGATCAGTTTATTAGAAAGTGCaaagaaattcaaaaattatACAGGAAATGCCATAAAAATAACCGATCCTATTGAAGTTGATTTCATAACTCAAACTATAGAAAATTACTTAAATTTTGTAACTGAAGAAAAAGAACTTGGTTCTATGTTGATTGAAGTCATTAGTACTCTGATTAATGTAccaaagaatattttaaaaaaggcTGAAATTTCCTTTAAATCTTGCACGCGACTAATAAAAGCTGTAGAAAAGATTATACAGTTTACTCCATCTATACAGTTTTACAAGAAAAACATGGCATTAGAAGAATTCAGAGTGAAACGTGATAGTTTTACAGGATTAATATGTACGTGGTATTCCAATAATAATCCAGAAATACGATTTTTACAATGTACAACAAACAATAGAACATCCCCAATtaatataaaagataaaataattgaaGCATCAATACATCTACCTGCATCTTTATTACAATATTCACAAGAAGTTACTGCTCATCAATTAATGATTTCTGTATATAGCAATAGTAGATTGTTTCCTAAAATAATTAACAATGATAATATGGATATTCCATCATGTGTTATTGGAAGCAAGTTAT ATGGAATGTCAATACAAAATTTAACTGAGCCTGTATACATTATGTTAAAGGCACCTTTATACTACTACGCCGGAAAAAAATTATTACCCGTAGTTTGGGATGAAACATTAAATAAATCAGGAGGCTGGACAAGTGATGGTTGCTATTTAAGAAATGTATTAAACAacttaataatatttcattgcAATAGATTGGGATATTATGGCCTTTTACAAGATACTtctacatttgattacaatggTAACAG CATAAGCGGCGCCAAATTTAGGTATTCAAATCCAGCAATATATATTGGAAGTATTGCAACAGTAACATGTTTAGTTATTATGTCTGTTACATACATTGTCTGTTACACATCAATTGCTATGCCTAAAAAAGCAAAACATTGTGTTATTAATACTTGGTTTGCTATGGCATTATTATCATTTTTTTATAGTATTGGTATTTACCAAACAGAAAACATACCAATTTGTCAAGGTGTTGGTCTTATTCTGCATTACTTGTCTTTATGTTGTTTATTATGGATGGCAGTATTTGCAAG caatatgtataaaaaattacctaaACCAGATCTCGAAGATATTCCAGATAATGAACTTCAAGATCCACCAATACCGAAACCATTATTAGGACTGTATCTAGTTGGCTGGGGTATAGCTATGATCATTTGTGGTATATCTGGCGCAATAAATTTACGAGAATACGCTGGATATTCATATTGCTTTCTCACAACTGCTCCTGCTCTTGTTGCATTGTTTGTTCCAGCTGGATTTCTAATTGTGTATTTATCTATTTTTCATTTACTCATTAAATGTTCAATTCAAAATGTTGATATGAATGCTCAGTTGTCTGAAGGTACACAAGCAACGGAAAATATGGATTTAGAATTATTGGAACCCAATACAAATCTTTCTGTAGGCAGGAATAGTGCACGCAGTGCACAGACTGTTTTATCTGATATTGACGACTCAGAACATTCTCAAATAACTCAACTGAAGGgtcaaattattattttaattttatatttaatatcatgGATTACTGCAGCAGCAGCTATAACAAAACCATTAAGTGCATACATTTCGTTTGATGAAACTATATTTGCTACTTTATATTCCCTTTTTTCTAGTTCACTTGGAATtttcatcttctttttttatgggATTGCACGAAATGATGTTAGGTCACAATGGTTAAAAATGGGTTGCTGGTTTCAAAAACGAAAGAATCAATGTTGTCGAACAAGAAGTATCTCTGATGCAAATCCTGTAATAGCAACGCAATCATTAGTACAAAATTTAGTACCTCCAATGTCTAATTCTCAGGCTACTCAAGTTACATCTGATTCAAATTCCATTGGTTCATCCAGATACACCAATAGGTCGCAAACTTATAATGCGTTTAAAGTTACAGATATTATAACCAGTCAAGAAGTTTCACCTGTTGGTAGAAAAATGACCAATGTGAACTTAGTTGTATTACATCGACAGCAATACAGATCTGATAATTCTGTAACAACATATATTGAACCAACTTGTGTTGAAATGTTTTATAATCCTCATCAAAGTGGAGTTGCTAGAAAATTTTTTAGAAAACAACGTCGTCATACAAAAAATAATAATCTTGGTCCTCGAAAACAAGGTGATGGCGGTGCTATGAGTGATGCTGGTAGTTGCATTTCTGTACCACGATCTACTACAAAATTAGATAGTAATATAGACCAAACCATCTTAAGTAGCAGTGCGAAA ATAGCGGTGGTAGTATCTCAGAGGAAAGAAATGTTCCAGTGCGATTTGTTATTGGTCAAGAAGGTCTTTTTGGAAATGTAA